A stretch of Desulfitobacterium dichloroeliminans LMG P-21439 DNA encodes these proteins:
- the tnpC gene encoding IS66 family transposase, whose translation MSEVKSVKTLENRITELEKENKLLHETVHHLTRKLFGRSSEKTSVLSVGQMSLFDEAETESNPKAVEPDLKQIEGYQRKKFDGQRKELLKDLPHEKRFCTLLENDRSCEECQTTLVSVGEEFVRTEIEFIPAKVRVIDIYRETFECRSCRKNNLPYMEKAPVPSPVIQHSMASPSTVAWVMHQKFVNALPLYRQEKEWKTLGVELSRATMANWIMVAARDWLTPLLQRMHQKLLEENFLHADETPVQVLNEEGRKNTTDSYMWVYSTGKHCKHPIRIFEYQPGRSGKYPQKFLKGFKGYLHSDAYSGYQKVEGITRCLCWAHVRRNFVEALPKDIHSPEATLASDGVRFCNELFEIEKTLEGCSREERQSERLKQEQPVLEAFWVWVDYTKNKVLPKSKLGQALNYAINHKQELMNYLLDGNCAISNNLAENSIRPFTIGRKNWLFSGSPKGATASAAVYSMIETAKANGLNPYKYLCFIFKELPGVQFGQYPEFLEDYLPWSPDVQAVCK comes from the coding sequence ATGAGTGAAGTAAAATCGGTAAAAACTCTTGAAAACCGCATCACCGAACTAGAGAAGGAAAACAAACTTCTTCATGAAACCGTTCATCATCTGACCCGTAAACTCTTTGGTCGAAGCTCTGAGAAGACATCCGTCCTTTCTGTGGGACAGATGTCTCTTTTTGATGAAGCAGAAACGGAATCTAATCCTAAGGCTGTGGAACCGGACCTTAAGCAAATCGAGGGGTACCAGAGAAAGAAATTCGACGGTCAGCGCAAGGAACTTTTGAAAGACCTTCCCCATGAAAAGCGGTTCTGTACTCTCTTAGAAAATGACCGGTCCTGCGAAGAGTGTCAGACGACACTGGTCTCTGTGGGAGAAGAGTTCGTGAGAACCGAAATTGAATTCATCCCTGCAAAAGTAAGAGTAATCGATATTTACCGCGAAACCTTCGAGTGCCGTAGCTGCCGTAAGAATAACTTGCCCTATATGGAGAAAGCACCTGTACCTTCTCCAGTCATTCAGCACTCCATGGCATCTCCCTCCACAGTAGCTTGGGTAATGCATCAGAAGTTTGTCAACGCGCTTCCTCTGTACCGTCAGGAAAAGGAGTGGAAGACGCTGGGCGTTGAATTAAGCCGTGCAACCATGGCCAATTGGATCATGGTCGCAGCCCGAGATTGGCTGACCCCGCTTTTGCAACGGATGCATCAGAAGCTCTTGGAGGAAAACTTCCTGCATGCTGACGAGACTCCCGTTCAAGTCCTCAACGAAGAGGGCCGAAAGAATACCACGGATTCCTACATGTGGGTTTACAGTACGGGCAAACACTGTAAGCATCCCATCCGGATCTTCGAGTACCAACCGGGTAGAAGTGGTAAATATCCTCAGAAATTCCTAAAAGGATTTAAAGGATACCTCCACTCGGATGCCTACTCAGGCTACCAAAAGGTGGAGGGAATCACGCGATGCCTGTGCTGGGCTCATGTTCGAAGGAATTTCGTTGAGGCCCTGCCAAAGGATATCCATAGCCCGGAAGCCACTTTGGCAAGCGATGGGGTTCGATTTTGTAATGAACTCTTTGAGATAGAGAAAACTCTTGAAGGGTGTTCAAGAGAAGAGCGACAATCCGAGCGTCTGAAGCAGGAACAACCTGTTTTGGAGGCCTTTTGGGTATGGGTGGATTACACTAAGAACAAGGTTCTCCCTAAATCTAAACTTGGGCAAGCTCTTAATTACGCCATAAACCATAAACAGGAATTGATGAATTATCTGTTGGATGGAAACTGCGCCATCTCGAACAACTTAGCCGAAAACAGCATCCGCCCCTTTACGATCGGACGAAAAAACTGGCTGTTTAGTGGAAGCCCGAAAGGAGCAACTGCTAGCGCTGCCGTTTACAGCATGATTGAAACGGCTAAGGCCAATGGCCTGAATCCCTATAAATATCTTTGCTTCATCTTTAAAGAGTTACCCGGGGTGCAGTTCGGTCAATACCCAGAATTTCTTGAAGATTATCTGCCGTGGAGTCCAGATGTACAGGCTGTCTGCAAATAG
- a CDS encoding IS110 family transposase — protein sequence MSQFLHDFVVGIDVSSEFSIVAMLAPSGELIRKPFRIDHNPAGFHKLLDILKKEEERLERKPIYFVESTGIFHLPLFFFLRSNDLQGFVLNPLSVHSIKNFDLRKVKNDQKDAEAIARLAKYQDVKFSLVPEPQILALRMMTREYYALSDTLTEMKNRLCTDLYLLFPGFLDVFSNIFGKTALTVLKKFPSPRAIQAADTESLTSLISKISRKGTAWAEKKVNLLKDCAQLASSMPHEFSLLDAKIKVHIDGIKSMQASLDGIVKQIHAMIDSELFPADAKRNIELLDGIPGIGFLTAATLIAEMGDFSLFKSAKAFTAFFGIDPSVNQSGKFQGDRNKISKRGTRIGRRILFTIAMASIRTTRKGDEINPVLREFYAAKCVNKKKKVALVAVMHKLLHYIFAVLRDQKPFEIRQPKDHQSWRNTKLSQAPAA from the coding sequence TTGTCCCAGTTTCTTCATGATTTTGTTGTTGGAATCGATGTTTCTTCTGAATTCTCAATCGTTGCAATGCTCGCTCCCTCCGGGGAACTAATCCGCAAACCTTTTCGGATTGATCATAATCCTGCTGGCTTTCATAAACTGCTCGATATCCTAAAAAAAGAAGAAGAGCGGTTAGAACGAAAGCCCATCTACTTCGTAGAATCTACGGGTATCTTTCATTTACCACTCTTCTTCTTCTTGAGGTCGAATGACCTCCAAGGTTTTGTGCTCAACCCCTTGAGTGTTCATTCTATCAAAAACTTTGACTTAAGAAAAGTGAAAAATGATCAAAAAGATGCTGAAGCGATTGCTAGGCTTGCTAAATACCAAGATGTTAAGTTTTCTCTGGTTCCTGAGCCTCAAATTCTGGCTCTACGCATGATGACCCGAGAATATTATGCTTTGTCGGATACCCTCACTGAGATGAAGAATAGGCTATGCACCGATCTCTATCTTCTTTTCCCAGGATTCCTTGATGTGTTCTCTAATATCTTTGGCAAAACAGCTTTAACCGTTCTGAAAAAGTTCCCTTCACCGCGAGCCATTCAGGCGGCTGATACAGAATCGCTAACTTCGCTTATTTCGAAAATCAGTCGTAAGGGTACGGCTTGGGCCGAAAAGAAGGTGAACTTACTCAAGGACTGCGCGCAGCTTGCCTCATCCATGCCTCATGAGTTCTCTTTGCTGGATGCTAAGATCAAAGTCCATATCGATGGGATCAAAAGCATGCAGGCCAGTTTAGACGGGATTGTAAAGCAAATTCATGCGATGATAGACTCTGAGCTCTTTCCTGCTGATGCCAAGCGGAATATTGAGCTTCTTGATGGCATACCCGGTATTGGCTTTCTAACGGCTGCTACGCTCATTGCGGAGATGGGAGACTTCAGTCTTTTCAAGTCTGCTAAGGCCTTTACAGCCTTCTTTGGGATTGATCCATCTGTCAATCAGTCTGGAAAATTCCAAGGTGACAGAAACAAAATCTCTAAGCGTGGCACACGGATAGGGAGAAGAATTCTGTTTACCATCGCTATGGCTTCCATTCGTACAACGCGCAAAGGTGATGAGATTAATCCGGTTCTGCGAGAATTCTACGCGGCAAAATGCGTTAACAAGAAGAAAAAGGTAGCTCTCGTAGCCGTAATGCATAAACTTCTCCACTACATCTTTGCTGTTCTTCGTGACCAGAAACCCTTTGAGATCAGGCAACCTAAGGATCATCAATCCTGGAGAAATACAAAGCTCAGTCAAGCACCTGCGGCTTAA
- a CDS encoding manganese efflux pump MntP family protein — translation MGNIELFIIAIGLSMDAFAVAISKGLSMRRMSYKTALITGAFFGGFQALMPLIGFILGTRFESYITSIDHWIAFILLSIIGFNMIKESRGPCEVIEDRFNLKDMLVLSLATSIDALAIGVTFAFLRVDILPAVSMIGVITFIFSFLGVKIGNVFGECYKSKAEFFGGVILILMGVKILLEHLGFMG, via the coding sequence ATGGGAAATATTGAATTGTTCATAATTGCCATCGGGCTTTCAATGGATGCTTTTGCAGTGGCTATCAGCAAGGGATTGTCCATGCGACGGATGAGCTATAAGACAGCGTTAATCACGGGGGCCTTTTTTGGAGGGTTTCAGGCTTTAATGCCCTTGATTGGATTCATACTGGGAACTCGGTTTGAGTCTTATATTACCTCCATTGATCATTGGATCGCATTTATTCTCCTTTCCATTATTGGTTTTAATATGATCAAGGAATCCCGTGGCCCTTGTGAAGTAATCGAGGATCGGTTTAATTTGAAGGATATGTTGGTATTATCTCTTGCTACAAGCATTGATGCCTTGGCCATCGGTGTAACCTTTGCCTTTTTGCGAGTGGACATTCTTCCTGCTGTCTCTATGATTGGGGTGATCACCTTCATTTTTTCCTTTCTTGGGGTCAAGATTGGCAATGTCTTTGGGGAGTGCTATAAATCCAAGGCGGAATTCTTTGGTGGCGTCATTCTTATTCTGATGGGTGTAAAAATCCTTTTGGAACATTTGGGCTTTATGGGCTGA
- a CDS encoding pyridoxal phosphate-dependent aminotransferase codes for MISQAMREQVKSNSIIRAMFEEGKRLAAIHGAENVYDFSLGNPSVEPPNEVKKAILEIINEENSMAVHGYMNNSGFEDVRAAIADSLNRRFATHFTAENILMTVGAAGGLNVVFKTLLNPEDEVITFAPFFGEYRNYVRNHQGQLVVVSPNTADFQPNLEELKRKINMKTKAVLINSPNNPTGVVYSEETIMLLADILREKQKEYGSEIYLIADEPYRELAYDQVEVPYLTKYYENTIVGYSFSKSLSLPGERVGYLVIPNQATDFDNLISAANIANRILGFVNAPSLFQRVIAKCLDAQVDLESYNRNRELLYNGLVSFGYECIKPEGAFYLFIKTPLENDVEFCNLAKEKNILIVPGSAFSCPGYARIAYCVNYATIERALPGFKALIHEVKEQGSSNS; via the coding sequence ATGATTTCTCAAGCAATGAGGGAACAAGTCAAAAGCAACTCCATTATTCGTGCTATGTTTGAAGAAGGAAAACGCTTAGCGGCGATCCATGGTGCTGAAAATGTTTATGATTTTAGTCTGGGTAACCCTAGCGTGGAACCACCCAATGAAGTGAAAAAGGCAATTTTAGAGATTATTAATGAAGAGAACTCCATGGCTGTTCATGGCTATATGAATAATTCGGGGTTCGAGGATGTAAGAGCGGCTATTGCAGATTCTTTGAATCGACGCTTCGCTACACATTTTACTGCAGAAAACATTTTGATGACCGTGGGAGCTGCAGGTGGTTTAAATGTTGTATTTAAAACCCTCCTCAACCCTGAGGATGAGGTCATTACCTTTGCACCCTTTTTTGGAGAATACCGCAATTATGTGCGAAACCATCAGGGCCAGCTCGTTGTTGTCTCACCAAATACTGCGGATTTTCAGCCCAATCTCGAAGAGCTTAAGAGGAAGATTAACATGAAGACCAAAGCAGTCCTCATTAATTCTCCTAACAACCCGACCGGTGTTGTGTATTCGGAAGAGACGATCATGCTCCTCGCAGATATTCTTCGCGAAAAGCAAAAGGAATATGGGTCAGAGATTTACCTGATCGCCGATGAACCTTATCGGGAGCTTGCCTATGATCAGGTGGAAGTGCCCTATCTGACTAAGTATTATGAGAACACTATCGTCGGTTACTCCTTTAGCAAGTCCCTTTCTTTGCCTGGTGAGCGGGTTGGTTATCTAGTGATTCCAAACCAAGCAACCGATTTCGACAACTTGATCAGTGCGGCTAATATCGCCAATCGGATCCTCGGGTTTGTCAACGCACCATCTCTCTTTCAACGGGTCATTGCCAAGTGCCTCGATGCTCAAGTGGACCTAGAAAGCTACAATCGGAATCGGGAACTTCTTTATAATGGATTAGTATCTTTCGGCTATGAATGTATCAAGCCAGAAGGAGCTTTCTATCTATTTATTAAGACACCTTTGGAGAATGATGTTGAATTTTGCAATCTAGCCAAGGAAAAGAATATCCTGATTGTCCCAGGTAGCGCGTTTTCCTGCCCGGGGTATGCTCGAATTGCTTATTGCGTAAATTACGCGACTATTGAAAGGGCATTGCCCGGCTTTAAGGCTTTAATTCATGAAGTGAAGGAACAGGGCTCAAGTAACTCGTAA
- a CDS encoding transporter substrate-binding domain-containing protein, translating to MKRKLSLLGAVVLSAMLLVTGCGSSGGQKAGDTKAPAGSEKGVFRVGLEAGYAPFNWTQMDAAKGGVKIDGGAEYAGGYDVEIAKRIAEGLDKELVIVKTEWDGLVPSLTSNKIDAIIAGMSPTADRKETIDFSDIYYQSDLIMVVKSGSAYENAKSIQDFKGARITAQLNTFHYSVIDQINGVVKETAMDNFPAMRVALESGMIDGYVSERPEGVSAQAANSAYKMVEFTEGFQTSAEDTAIAVGVAKGSELTAKINEILKGISEEDRVKIMDEAIKNQPAAN from the coding sequence ATGAAGAGAAAATTATCATTATTGGGTGCAGTGGTCTTATCGGCTATGCTACTTGTCACAGGTTGTGGCTCGAGCGGCGGTCAAAAGGCAGGGGACACTAAGGCCCCTGCAGGTTCGGAAAAGGGAGTCTTCAGAGTAGGTCTTGAAGCAGGTTATGCTCCTTTTAACTGGACGCAAATGGATGCGGCCAAGGGTGGGGTGAAAATTGATGGTGGTGCCGAATATGCCGGTGGCTACGATGTGGAAATCGCCAAAAGAATTGCCGAAGGCTTAGACAAAGAGCTAGTCATCGTTAAAACCGAATGGGATGGGCTTGTGCCATCATTAACCTCGAACAAGATTGACGCTATTATTGCGGGGATGTCTCCTACTGCAGATCGCAAAGAGACCATTGACTTCTCCGATATCTATTATCAATCAGATCTCATTATGGTCGTTAAGAGCGGTAGCGCCTATGAAAACGCTAAGTCAATTCAAGATTTTAAAGGTGCTAGAATCACTGCCCAGCTCAATACCTTCCATTACAGCGTTATTGACCAAATCAATGGGGTCGTTAAAGAGACAGCTATGGATAACTTCCCAGCCATGCGGGTAGCTTTAGAATCAGGCATGATTGATGGATATGTTTCAGAGCGTCCCGAAGGGGTTAGTGCTCAAGCAGCCAATAGTGCTTATAAAATGGTAGAATTCACAGAAGGGTTCCAAACCTCGGCTGAAGATACAGCTATTGCTGTAGGAGTTGCTAAAGGAAGCGAGCTCACAGCCAAAATCAATGAAATCTTGAAGGGTATCTCTGAGGAAGATCGGGTCAAGATCATGGATGAGGCTATTAAGAATCAGCCTGCAGCCAACTAA
- the tnpB gene encoding IS66 family insertion sequence element accessory protein TnpB (TnpB, as the term is used for proteins encoded by IS66 family insertion elements, is considered an accessory protein, since TnpC, encoded by a neighboring gene, is a DDE family transposase.) has protein sequence MFGDISKAEKIYLACGYTDMRKSIDGLAALVQQNFQLNPFQNSLFLFCGRRHDRLKALYWEGDGFVLLYKRLEKSKFQWPKNAEAVRGITRQEFRWLMEGLSIDQPKAVKKWDSTGCFSV, from the coding sequence ATGTTCGGTGACATCTCTAAGGCCGAGAAAATCTACCTCGCCTGCGGGTATACCGACATGCGTAAGTCCATAGACGGACTGGCAGCCCTAGTTCAGCAAAACTTTCAGCTCAACCCCTTTCAAAATAGTTTGTTTCTCTTTTGTGGCCGTCGGCATGATCGACTGAAGGCACTCTATTGGGAAGGGGATGGCTTTGTTCTTCTGTATAAGCGACTTGAAAAGAGCAAATTCCAATGGCCCAAGAATGCTGAAGCAGTTCGCGGGATTACCCGCCAGGAATTCCGCTGGCTTATGGAAGGGCTGTCTATTGATCAGCCTAAGGCCGTGAAAAAGTGGGATTCCACAGGCTGCTTTTCGGTATAA
- a CDS encoding (deoxy)nucleoside triphosphate pyrophosphohydrolase, with protein MKDVTAAIIIIDGQVLIARRAPGEKHAGGWEFPGGKVEVGESPEECLRRELFEEFGVEVEVKEFVMESVYTYPQGSIRLLAYQVNILRGEPQLRVHDCYEWVNTDELLDYNLLPADVPIALKLTKF; from the coding sequence ATGAAAGATGTTACTGCGGCCATTATCATCATAGATGGCCAAGTTTTAATTGCCCGTAGAGCTCCCGGCGAAAAACATGCCGGGGGTTGGGAATTCCCCGGGGGCAAAGTGGAAGTGGGGGAATCTCCTGAAGAATGCTTAAGGCGTGAGCTCTTCGAGGAGTTTGGGGTAGAGGTTGAAGTTAAAGAATTTGTAATGGAAAGTGTCTACACTTACCCTCAAGGGTCAATTCGCTTGTTAGCTTACCAGGTAAATATCCTTAGAGGGGAGCCTCAGCTTAGGGTTCATGATTGCTATGAATGGGTGAATACAGATGAGCTTCTGGACTATAACTTGCTTCCGGCTGATGTGCCCATTGCTCTTAAGTTAACCAAGTTTTAA
- a CDS encoding amino acid ABC transporter permease produces MSVEWIIRILSENWPMFLRGAGITLLISITGTLIGSAIGLIIGVIRTIPNPERGLNRILLKIVNGILGFYIEFFRGTPMIVQAMVIYYGSALAFDIHMNKLFAAIFIVSINTGAYMSEIVRGGIISIDKGQFEAAHAIGMNHFQTMINVVLPQVIRNILPATGNEFVINIKDTSVLNVIAVTELYFQTKSIAGNNFRYFESFFVACIIYFIMTFTVTRILRYIERKMDGPESYIMNQMQVETPEDMLRRTQN; encoded by the coding sequence ATGAGCGTAGAGTGGATTATCCGAATATTATCCGAGAATTGGCCGATGTTCCTTCGTGGAGCGGGTATTACTCTCTTGATCTCCATTACAGGAACATTAATTGGTTCGGCCATCGGCCTGATTATCGGTGTTATTCGAACGATACCTAATCCGGAACGAGGACTTAATAGGATACTTCTTAAAATAGTCAACGGAATTTTAGGGTTTTATATTGAATTTTTCCGAGGCACTCCAATGATCGTGCAAGCGATGGTTATCTATTATGGGTCTGCTTTGGCGTTTGATATTCATATGAATAAGTTATTTGCGGCAATCTTCATCGTTTCGATTAATACCGGGGCCTATATGTCAGAGATTGTACGGGGCGGAATTATATCTATAGATAAAGGACAATTTGAGGCAGCACATGCCATCGGTATGAATCACTTTCAGACGATGATCAACGTGGTCTTACCTCAGGTGATTCGCAATATTCTTCCGGCTACCGGGAATGAATTTGTAATCAACATTAAAGATACCTCAGTTCTTAACGTAATCGCCGTAACGGAGCTCTATTTCCAAACGAAGTCCATTGCCGGCAACAACTTTAGATACTTTGAATCCTTCTTCGTCGCCTGCATTATCTACTTTATCATGACCTTCACTGTAACCCGCATTCTTCGTTACATTGAAAGGAAAATGGATGGACCGGAAAGCTACATTATGAATCAAATGCAGGTGGAAACACCGGAAGATATGCTCCGGCGTACTCAAAATTAA
- a CDS encoding ferritin-like domain-containing protein, with protein sequence MNALEFAVKMELEGEQYYREQAEINKDTSLHTVFQMLADDERMHAKILEQKAKKLDYTLEPNETLATAKHVFSNKDSVKSEIKVIPGQIDVYRAALENERESINLYEKYASEATDDEARILFNYLIQQEKEHYSIIDELVTLLSHSEEWVENAEFGVRKDY encoded by the coding sequence ATGAACGCTTTAGAATTTGCTGTTAAAATGGAACTTGAAGGAGAACAATACTACAGGGAACAAGCAGAAATTAATAAAGATACTAGTTTGCACACAGTCTTTCAAATGTTGGCTGATGATGAAAGAATGCACGCAAAAATATTAGAGCAGAAAGCGAAGAAACTAGATTATACCTTAGAACCTAATGAGACTCTGGCGACAGCTAAACATGTCTTTAGCAATAAGGATAGTGTTAAAAGTGAAATCAAAGTGATTCCCGGTCAGATTGATGTGTATCGGGCAGCCTTGGAAAATGAGAGAGAGAGCATAAATCTCTATGAAAAGTACGCATCTGAAGCAACTGATGACGAAGCTCGTATACTTTTCAACTACCTAATCCAACAGGAAAAAGAGCATTATTCCATCATTGATGAATTAGTCACCTTACTTAGCCATTCGGAGGAGTGGGTGGAAAATGCGGAGTTTGGAGTAAGAAAAGATTATTAG
- a CDS encoding ABC transporter ATP-binding protein, producing MRTGKSLGRSLHTPLTDEEKRDRPKVTKAFLKRVFSYLLPYWPRLALVFFAIIVSSILGLLPPLLSGRIIDDGLIGKDFNLLTQLILLSFIVLIAANLINVFESYLTTWVAQHIIYDMKNQMYEHLQKMSHRFYTNNNQGDIITRMTTDINGIQNVIVGTLTQIVSNSIILITTLVALFQKNWILALVSVIIVPLFIYPTHQVGNRRWSITMAKQEHSDTSNQLFNETLSVSGQLLVKLFTRENKEFKKFEKINQAITRLSIREFLVGKSFRVIFDTFINMGPMIIYLTGGFLMIKMGSGLTVGDVTVVVALLGRLYRPVGVLQTIQVDVIRSLALFSRIFEYFDIPVEIQNSPNAIIPKSCAGKIIFDHVSFHYDGKPILKDVNLTIEKGKSVAIVGPSGTGKSTLVNLIPRLYDVRAGRVLLDGLDIRDLDLTFLRQNIGMVSQDTYLFNGTIRENLLYADELAKEEDLIRVCQEANIYDFIQTLPEGFDTLVGNRGLKLSGGEKQRLSIARVLLKNPKILIMDEATSSLDSISESYIQEAIEPILKGRTSVIIAHRLSTIMAVDEIIVLQDGEIVQQGTHGDLVVQEGIYKELYDTQFKAALEDIKNDLGR from the coding sequence ATGCGGACTGGCAAATCACTGGGGCGAAGCTTACATACTCCCCTTACTGATGAAGAAAAACGCGACCGCCCTAAAGTAACTAAAGCCTTTCTTAAGCGGGTCTTTAGCTACCTTCTTCCCTACTGGCCAAGACTTGCCTTAGTATTCTTCGCCATTATCGTATCATCTATCCTCGGCCTCTTGCCGCCCTTATTATCTGGGCGAATTATAGATGACGGATTGATAGGGAAAGACTTCAATCTACTTACCCAATTAATTCTTCTTTCCTTTATCGTTTTGATCGCTGCTAATTTGATCAATGTCTTTGAAAGCTACCTTACTACCTGGGTCGCCCAGCATATCATCTATGATATGAAAAATCAGATGTATGAACATCTGCAAAAAATGTCCCACCGTTTCTATACCAACAACAATCAAGGCGACATTATCACCCGCATGACCACAGACATCAACGGCATTCAGAACGTGATTGTCGGGACTTTAACCCAGATTGTCAGCAACTCGATTATCCTCATCACGACCTTAGTCGCCCTATTTCAGAAAAACTGGATCCTCGCCCTAGTTAGTGTCATTATTGTTCCACTCTTCATCTACCCCACCCATCAAGTGGGTAATCGCCGTTGGTCCATTACCATGGCCAAGCAAGAGCACAGCGATACTTCCAACCAGCTATTTAACGAGACCTTAAGTGTCAGCGGACAACTGTTAGTCAAGTTGTTTACACGGGAAAACAAAGAGTTTAAAAAATTCGAAAAGATCAACCAGGCCATCACCCGTCTCAGTATTCGCGAGTTTCTCGTCGGCAAGTCGTTTCGGGTCATCTTTGATACCTTCATCAATATGGGGCCCATGATTATCTATCTGACCGGAGGCTTTCTAATGATTAAGATGGGATCTGGCCTAACGGTTGGGGATGTCACTGTCGTTGTAGCCCTCTTGGGTCGGCTATATCGTCCGGTGGGTGTACTCCAGACAATTCAGGTCGATGTTATCCGCTCCCTGGCCCTATTTTCACGTATTTTTGAGTATTTTGATATCCCTGTCGAGATTCAAAACAGCCCCAATGCTATTATCCCGAAGAGCTGTGCAGGAAAAATTATCTTTGATCATGTCTCCTTTCATTATGACGGCAAACCTATCTTAAAAGATGTGAATCTAACCATAGAAAAGGGCAAATCTGTGGCCATCGTAGGGCCTTCCGGGACGGGGAAATCCACCTTAGTCAATTTAATTCCTCGTTTATATGATGTAAGAGCAGGTAGGGTGCTCCTCGATGGACTGGATATACGAGATCTAGATTTGACCTTCCTTCGTCAAAATATCGGCATGGTTTCCCAGGACACCTATCTCTTTAATGGGACCATTCGCGAGAATCTTCTCTATGCCGACGAATTGGCTAAAGAAGAGGATTTAATCAGGGTATGCCAAGAAGCCAATATCTATGATTTTATCCAAACCCTTCCCGAGGGCTTCGACACTTTGGTCGGCAACCGTGGCTTAAAGTTATCCGGTGGTGAAAAACAGCGGCTCTCGATTGCCAGAGTTCTCCTCAAGAATCCAAAGATACTCATTATGGATGAAGCGACTTCCTCCTTGGATTCCATCAGCGAGTCCTATATTCAGGAAGCCATCGAGCCTATCCTCAAAGGGAGAACCAGTGTCATTATCGCCCATCGCCTCTCTACCATTATGGCCGTGGATGAGATTATTGTGCTCCAAGACGGGGAAATCGTCCAACAAGGAACCCATGGGGATTTAGTCGTACAAGAAGGTATCTATAAAGAGTTGTACGACACCCAATTTAAAGCAGCTTTAGAGGATATTAAAAATGACCTAGGAAGGTAA
- a CDS encoding amino acid ABC transporter ATP-binding protein — protein sequence MEKIIEIQHLSKSFGANEVLKDIDFSVDKGEVVCIIGSSGSGKSTLLRCINLLEKPSGGQIIYKGENILDDQHDVYKYRQKLGMVFQQFNLFNNHNVLSNCMVGQIKLLKRSKAEAEEVAMKYLRVVGMDQYINAKPRQLSGGQKQRVAIARALSMEPDVMLFDEPTSALDPEMVGEVLKVMKELADSGLTMLVVTHEMGFAKEVSDRVVFMDKGVIAEEGSPEQIFNRPNQERTREFLKRTLNPQG from the coding sequence ATGGAAAAGATCATTGAGATTCAACATCTAAGCAAATCCTTTGGTGCCAACGAAGTTTTGAAGGACATCGATTTTTCAGTAGACAAGGGAGAAGTGGTTTGCATTATTGGCTCCTCCGGCTCGGGTAAATCAACCCTGCTGCGTTGCATTAACCTTCTCGAGAAACCCAGCGGTGGCCAAATTATCTACAAAGGGGAAAACATTCTGGATGATCAGCATGATGTATATAAGTATCGTCAGAAATTAGGGATGGTCTTCCAGCAATTTAATCTGTTTAATAACCACAATGTGTTGAGTAATTGCATGGTTGGTCAAATCAAATTATTGAAGCGCTCTAAAGCCGAGGCCGAGGAAGTGGCCATGAAATATCTCAGAGTTGTGGGCATGGATCAGTATATCAATGCTAAGCCCAGACAATTGTCCGGAGGCCAAAAGCAAAGGGTCGCCATTGCTCGTGCCCTCTCCATGGAACCGGACGTCATGTTGTTCGATGAACCTACTTCTGCCTTGGACCCCGAGATGGTTGGAGAGGTATTGAAGGTTATGAAGGAACTGGCTGATTCGGGATTGACCATGTTGGTAGTTACCCATGAAATGGGCTTTGCTAAAGAAGTCTCTGACCGAGTCGTCTTCATGGATAAAGGGGTCATTGCTGAAGAAGGATCTCCTGAGCAAATCTTTAATCGACCGAATCAAGAGCGGACGCGAGAGTTTCTGAAGCGCACCTTAAATCCTCAAGGTTAA